The sequence below is a genomic window from Salicibibacter cibarius.
TGAGTGAGTCATGTACAAATGGTATTGCTTCCGGACATTGGAGGAGAATCTGTAGCTTCCATTATACTGAATCCCGCATCAGCCATTGAATTTGTTGAAGGTAAAACAAGGTCTGCATGTAATACAGTACTGCCTCGCAGTTCATGAATCAGGAATTTTCTAAACTCGTCATTATAGTTTTCTAAATACATTTTCTTATCAAACATCGTTTCCCCTGGTATATCAACTACTCCTCCCACCACAACTCTCGATAGTTCACCTTCAGCATGAGCATCAATCGTGTGTACTAATTT
It includes:
- a CDS encoding proline racemase family protein, with translation MTWRRIGIKVNKLVHTIDAHAEGELSRVVVGGVVDIPGETMFDKKMYLENYNDEFRKFLIHELRGSTVLHADLVLPSTNSMADAGFSIMEATDSPPMSGSNTICT